In one window of Nocardioides panacisoli DNA:
- a CDS encoding aminotransferase class IV, with the protein MRAWINGRVLSDPTAPAVPVTDHGVTVGDAVFEAVKVVNGQPFALAAHLQRLERSAEGLGLPRIDIAAIRQGVAELLEGYVLPLGRIRITVTGGDAPLGSGRGDADLTSIVVVAPMAPHPESTAVVTAPWPRNEHGALAGLKTTSYAENVMALDRASRHDASEAIFANVAGNLCEGTGTNVFYAVDGELRTPTLASGCLPGITRALVLDWCGAREVDEPIAVAREADEVFLVSTTRDVQPVHRWDDREWSVPGPLTEQAMATWRRHEPQLLG; encoded by the coding sequence GTGCGCGCATGGATCAACGGCCGAGTCCTGTCCGACCCCACCGCTCCCGCGGTGCCCGTCACCGACCACGGGGTGACCGTCGGCGACGCGGTCTTCGAGGCCGTCAAGGTGGTCAACGGGCAACCGTTCGCGCTCGCCGCGCACCTCCAGCGCCTCGAACGCTCCGCCGAAGGCCTGGGCCTGCCGCGGATAGACATCGCCGCCATCCGGCAGGGCGTCGCGGAACTGCTCGAGGGCTACGTCCTGCCGCTCGGGCGCATCCGCATCACCGTCACCGGCGGCGACGCACCGCTCGGGTCCGGTCGCGGCGATGCCGACCTCACCTCGATCGTCGTCGTCGCCCCCATGGCGCCGCATCCGGAGAGCACGGCCGTCGTCACCGCTCCGTGGCCGCGCAACGAGCACGGCGCCCTCGCCGGGCTCAAGACCACGTCGTACGCCGAGAACGTGATGGCGCTCGACCGTGCCAGCCGCCACGACGCCTCGGAGGCGATCTTCGCCAACGTCGCGGGCAACCTGTGCGAGGGCACCGGCACCAACGTCTTCTACGCCGTCGACGGCGAGCTGCGTACGCCGACACTCGCCAGCGGGTGCCTGCCCGGCATCACGCGTGCCCTGGTCCTGGACTGGTGCGGCGCACGTGAGGTCGACGAGCCGATCGCGGTGGCGCGGGAGGCCGACGAGGTCTTCCTCGTCTCCACGACCAGGGACGTCCAGCCGGTGCACCGGTGGGACGACCGGGAGTGGAGCGTCCCCGGTCCGCTCACCGAGCAGGCGATGGCGACGTGGCGTCGCCACGAGCCCCAGCTACTCGGCTGA
- a CDS encoding helix-turn-helix domain-containing protein, with amino-acid sequence MATTTSIEEPSEPRWLTLAAAARRVDVSVKTIRRRIATGELPAYTCGKTRRPNLRVKPEDVDALMRPIPSARS; translated from the coding sequence ATGGCCACCACCACGTCGATCGAGGAGCCCAGCGAGCCCCGGTGGCTGACCCTGGCCGCCGCAGCACGACGCGTGGACGTGTCAGTCAAGACCATCCGACGCCGCATCGCCACCGGCGAACTGCCCGCCTACACCTGCGGCAAGACCCGAAGGCCAAACCTGCGGGTCAAGCCCGAAGATGTCGACGCCCTCATGCGACCAATCCCCAGTGCGCGGTCGTGA
- the mobF gene encoding MobF family relaxase: MKFYRGNPAAARNYVEADRSRADDYYLAEGTGLATHQVATRSDAGVAVHQAGELDGPAYESWVAGYDVATGAAKGRLRRDDQALRFVEVVVNGPKTWSLVAALHPDIAEAYDAAQDRAAEEIIGWVAEHATTRVGPRGRQVQVPVEEMEAAVVRHYTSRAGDPHRHLHLQINARVFTQGRWRGLHSVGVVDSIEALNGIGHAAVMCDPQFRAALAAHGYTLDEDGEVHELAPFAGGFSQRAAQIGRHVDRYEADWRTEHPDEEPGPRLRRAWDRRAWADARPDKVVPKDGADLVAAWNHELDELGFEAPDLPVLQPGMPIGLFSRDAAADLALTRLGSRRSAWNAADIRGEVERIVASADVVTERPVRQELVEDVTHRAMDRCVPLLEREDVPEHVRSLTSERVLAVESDLVDRIVTRAARPVIDGAAHRGLGHLDPAQQRVVRALTGDAGLLVVEGAAGTGKTTTLAAARQALATNDHRLVVATPTLKAAQAARRQVGTHAFSAAWLVHQHGYRWDEDGHWSHTDAVPDVGARLRPGDVLLVDEAGMLDQDTARALLAIADHAHARVALVGDRHQLPAVGRGGVLDLAARWTPPDACLDLDGVHRFADVEYAELSLLMRAGEQSGEVFDALVARGEVVVHGSEVERTAALAQTDDALVIADTREQVSDLNAAIRDHRNGTSERTGERFGERNGERSVATARGEQVGAGDRVATRRNDRDLAVANRDTWTVTAVEADGALTIDGTNGVRRLPASYVQQHVELAYTTTVHGAQGETVDTAHFAVGEATTAAAAYVALTRGRTHNVAHLVADTHDDARQQWVEMFSRDRADLGPAHAAERAADDIEQYGPNAPSPVGLQAAMLRTKPKPRREPPPMPPTGPKTNVITP, encoded by the coding sequence GTGAAGTTCTACCGCGGCAATCCTGCTGCAGCGCGCAACTATGTCGAGGCCGACCGCTCCCGCGCTGATGACTACTACTTGGCCGAGGGCACCGGACTCGCCACGCACCAGGTCGCTACCCGTAGCGATGCGGGAGTGGCGGTCCACCAGGCCGGTGAGCTCGACGGTCCGGCGTACGAGTCCTGGGTCGCTGGGTACGACGTTGCGACCGGTGCGGCCAAGGGCCGGCTACGGAGGGACGATCAGGCGCTGCGGTTCGTGGAGGTGGTGGTCAACGGGCCCAAGACCTGGTCCCTGGTCGCGGCGCTTCATCCGGACATTGCCGAGGCGTACGACGCGGCGCAGGATCGTGCGGCGGAGGAGATCATCGGATGGGTGGCCGAGCACGCCACGACACGTGTCGGTCCTCGGGGTCGGCAGGTGCAGGTCCCGGTGGAGGAGATGGAGGCGGCCGTGGTGCGGCACTACACCTCCCGTGCCGGTGACCCGCACCGACATCTCCACCTCCAGATCAACGCCCGCGTGTTCACCCAGGGGCGCTGGCGTGGTCTGCATTCGGTGGGTGTGGTGGACAGCATCGAGGCGCTGAACGGGATCGGGCATGCGGCGGTGATGTGCGACCCGCAGTTCCGGGCAGCGCTCGCGGCACACGGGTACACCCTCGACGAAGATGGTGAGGTCCACGAGCTCGCGCCGTTTGCCGGTGGGTTCAGCCAGCGTGCCGCACAGATCGGACGCCACGTCGACCGCTACGAGGCCGACTGGCGCACCGAGCATCCGGATGAGGAGCCCGGACCACGACTCCGCCGTGCCTGGGACCGGCGAGCGTGGGCAGACGCGCGCCCCGACAAGGTCGTGCCCAAGGATGGTGCCGACCTCGTCGCGGCCTGGAACCACGAGCTGGACGAGCTCGGCTTTGAGGCTCCCGATCTGCCCGTACTGCAGCCGGGGATGCCGATCGGACTGTTCAGCCGGGACGCCGCCGCCGACCTCGCGCTCACTCGACTCGGTTCCCGCCGGTCGGCATGGAACGCCGCCGACATCCGTGGCGAGGTCGAACGGATCGTCGCCTCCGCCGATGTCGTGACCGAACGTCCAGTCCGGCAGGAGCTGGTCGAGGACGTGACCCATCGCGCCATGGATCGGTGCGTACCGCTGCTCGAGCGGGAGGACGTCCCGGAGCACGTCCGCAGCCTCACCTCCGAACGGGTCCTCGCGGTCGAGTCGGATCTGGTGGACCGCATCGTCACGCGGGCAGCGCGACCCGTCATCGATGGGGCAGCGCATCGGGGGCTCGGCCATTTGGACCCGGCCCAGCAGCGGGTCGTCCGAGCGCTCACCGGTGATGCTGGACTGCTGGTGGTCGAGGGCGCTGCCGGGACCGGGAAGACCACCACCCTTGCCGCCGCACGCCAAGCACTGGCCACCAACGACCACCGACTCGTCGTTGCAACGCCGACGCTCAAGGCGGCCCAAGCAGCTCGACGGCAGGTCGGCACCCACGCGTTCTCGGCCGCGTGGCTTGTTCATCAGCACGGCTATCGTTGGGACGAGGATGGCCACTGGTCCCACACCGACGCGGTGCCGGACGTTGGTGCACGGCTGCGGCCCGGCGACGTGCTGCTGGTCGATGAGGCCGGGATGCTCGACCAAGACACCGCCCGCGCCCTGCTCGCCATCGCCGACCACGCCCACGCGAGAGTGGCGCTGGTGGGGGATCGGCATCAGTTGCCGGCGGTCGGTCGTGGCGGTGTCCTCGACCTCGCGGCACGCTGGACACCGCCCGATGCATGTCTCGACCTGGACGGCGTGCATCGGTTCGCTGATGTCGAGTACGCCGAGTTGAGTCTGTTGATGCGTGCTGGTGAGCAATCTGGTGAGGTCTTCGACGCACTCGTAGCGCGTGGTGAGGTCGTCGTGCATGGCTCCGAGGTGGAGCGCACCGCGGCCCTGGCGCAGACCGACGACGCGTTGGTCATTGCCGACACCCGTGAGCAGGTTAGCGACCTCAACGCCGCGATCCGCGACCACCGGAACGGCACTAGTGAGCGAACTGGTGAGCGGTTTGGTGAGCGAAACGGTGAGCGGAGTGTGGCCACCGCACGCGGTGAACAGGTCGGGGCAGGTGACCGGGTCGCGACGCGGCGCAACGACCGCGACCTGGCCGTGGCCAACCGCGACACCTGGACCGTCACCGCCGTCGAGGCCGACGGCGCACTCACCATCGACGGCACCAACGGAGTACGACGCCTGCCGGCCTCCTACGTCCAGCAGCACGTCGAGCTCGCCTACACCACCACCGTCCACGGCGCCCAGGGCGAGACCGTCGACACCGCCCACTTCGCCGTCGGCGAGGCCACCACCGCGGCCGCGGCCTACGTCGCGCTGACCCGCGGACGCACCCACAACGTCGCACACCTGGTCGCCGACACCCACGACGACGCCCGCCAACAGTGGGTCGAGATGTTCAGCCGCGACCGCGCCGACCTCGGACCCGCCCACGCCGCCGAACGCGCCGCCGACGACATCGAACAGTACGGGCCCAACGCCCCGTCGCCGGTTGGCCTGCAGGCCGCCATGCTGCGTACCAAGCCCAAGCCGCGCCGCGAACCACCGCCGATGCCGCCCACCGGACCGAAGACAAACGTGATCACGCCCTGA
- the nhaA gene encoding Na+/H+ antiporter NhaA: MSNQRAPKRAFSALQDFLHDEAAGGIALVVAALIAVIWANTPVSESYTQLWGQYLTLGWGPAAITEDLQHWVNDGLMVIFFFVVGLEIKRELAIGELHDPRAAALPAAAAVGGVVVPALMFVALTSGDAGAGWGIPMATDIAFAVGVLALLGDRVPAGAKLLLLSAAIVDDIIAITVIALFYTDSVSLAWLGSAVAGLALVVLLRRLGVTAMWPYVVVGIGVWVATLESGVHATIAGVALGLLTPAGQVGGRNVLATLEHHLHPWSAFVVVPLFALANAGVSFGGGVLGEAARSALPWAIAAGLVVGKIVGISAAVWLAVRTGLGRLPQGVGALHVGSVAALAGIGFTVSLFIADLAYDDPALTEAAKIGIFAGSLLAALIGSVLMMAAGGQPPSADKVGRATSKS; the protein is encoded by the coding sequence ATGTCCAACCAACGAGCCCCCAAGCGTGCCTTCAGCGCCCTGCAGGACTTCCTCCACGACGAAGCTGCTGGCGGGATCGCACTCGTGGTCGCCGCGCTCATCGCCGTGATCTGGGCCAACACTCCCGTATCCGAGTCCTACACGCAGCTCTGGGGGCAGTACCTCACTCTCGGTTGGGGTCCCGCCGCGATAACCGAAGACCTGCAGCACTGGGTCAACGACGGCCTGATGGTCATCTTCTTCTTCGTGGTGGGCCTTGAGATCAAACGCGAGTTGGCCATCGGGGAACTACACGACCCACGTGCGGCCGCGCTGCCTGCGGCGGCAGCCGTGGGTGGGGTTGTCGTACCGGCGTTGATGTTCGTGGCCCTTACGAGCGGCGACGCGGGTGCCGGGTGGGGAATCCCGATGGCAACCGACATTGCCTTCGCCGTCGGGGTGCTCGCGCTTCTAGGCGACCGGGTTCCGGCGGGCGCGAAGTTGCTCCTGCTGTCGGCAGCCATCGTGGACGACATCATCGCGATTACCGTGATTGCGTTGTTCTACACCGACTCGGTGTCATTGGCCTGGCTTGGTAGCGCCGTCGCCGGACTTGCGCTTGTGGTGCTGTTGCGCAGGCTCGGCGTCACCGCCATGTGGCCCTACGTCGTCGTGGGCATCGGCGTTTGGGTCGCCACTTTGGAGTCGGGGGTCCACGCCACTATCGCCGGGGTGGCGCTGGGACTGCTGACCCCGGCGGGACAGGTGGGCGGTCGCAACGTTCTGGCGACACTGGAGCACCATCTGCACCCGTGGTCGGCCTTCGTGGTGGTGCCGTTGTTCGCACTCGCCAACGCAGGCGTGTCCTTCGGCGGCGGTGTGCTGGGTGAAGCCGCACGTTCAGCCCTGCCCTGGGCCATCGCCGCCGGACTGGTGGTCGGAAAGATCGTCGGCATCAGTGCCGCTGTATGGCTGGCCGTTCGCACCGGACTCGGGAGACTTCCTCAGGGCGTCGGAGCGCTGCACGTGGGCTCGGTCGCGGCGTTAGCAGGCATCGGGTTCACCGTGTCGCTGTTCATCGCTGACCTCGCCTACGACGACCCAGCACTGACCGAAGCCGCCAAGATCGGCATCTTCGCCGGTTCCTTGCTCGCCGCCCTCATCGGTTCAGTGTTGATGATGGCCGCCGGTGGTCAGCCGCCGAGCGCGGACAAGGTCGGGCGAGCGACTTCGAAGTCATGA
- a CDS encoding DUF2511 domain-containing protein, which yields MHRVPLLMAAVFMTFACSPDKGFGESREVEAEDYGSDWPLTVESAILSCSPEGDLFVQINGRAFGLNTATVEDADPGFRRVWAANPGNGGERMDLVPLIEDARELCE from the coding sequence GTGCATCGAGTGCCCCTGCTGATGGCCGCCGTGTTCATGACGTTCGCGTGCTCGCCAGACAAGGGCTTCGGGGAATCGCGGGAGGTTGAGGCCGAGGACTACGGCTCGGACTGGCCGCTCACCGTCGAGTCGGCGATCCTGAGCTGCAGCCCTGAGGGCGACCTGTTCGTCCAGATCAACGGACGAGCCTTCGGCCTGAACACCGCGACCGTGGAGGACGCCGATCCCGGTTTCCGTCGTGTTTGGGCTGCGAACCCGGGCAATGGCGGCGAGCGGATGGATCTCGTCCCACTCATTGAGGACGCTCGCGAACTCTGCGAGTGA
- a CDS encoding recombinase family protein, whose amino-acid sequence MSALLVGYARCSTDQQDLTAQRDALRGLGVEAERIYVDHGLTGTNRERPGLREALAACRAGDTLVVTKLDRLARSLPDARAIADELTTREISLSLGGSVYDPTDAVGRLLFNVLAMVAEFESDLIRLRTVEGMKVAKAKGRLKGKQPKLSRRQEAHLVSLVHSGQYSTLEIAELFGVGRSTVYRAIQRQRLAAKAEVADTALRR is encoded by the coding sequence ATGAGCGCACTACTTGTCGGGTACGCCCGATGCTCCACTGATCAGCAAGACCTCACCGCGCAACGCGACGCGCTGCGCGGCCTCGGCGTCGAGGCCGAACGCATCTATGTCGACCACGGCTTGACCGGCACCAACCGCGAACGCCCAGGGCTTCGTGAGGCCCTGGCCGCGTGTCGCGCCGGCGACACCCTGGTCGTCACCAAGCTCGACCGGCTGGCCCGGTCCCTGCCAGATGCGCGGGCGATCGCCGACGAGCTCACCACCAGGGAGATCAGCCTCTCCCTCGGCGGGTCGGTCTACGACCCGACTGATGCCGTTGGGCGGCTGCTGTTCAACGTGCTGGCCATGGTCGCGGAGTTCGAGTCCGACCTGATCCGGCTGCGGACCGTCGAGGGCATGAAGGTCGCCAAGGCCAAGGGTCGGCTCAAGGGAAAGCAGCCCAAGCTCAGCCGGAGGCAGGAAGCGCACCTTGTCTCACTCGTCCACAGCGGGCAGTACAGCACCCTCGAGATCGCCGAGCTGTTCGGCGTCGGCCGCTCCACCGTCTACCGCGCCATCCAGCGCCAACGTCTGGCCGCGAAAGCCGAAGTCGCGGACACCGCGCTACGTCGCTGA